Within Burkholderia cepacia GG4, the genomic segment AGGAATCCGAAATAATTATGGATTCATGCGGCCATATCCCGGAATTATTTTTCTGATTCTGCAAAAAAGCGCGTAAGTTGTTACACTACGGCCCTTGTGCGGAGTCATCACAGGAGGAATTGGATGAGTCAGGCAGGACTGCGTGCGAACCGCACCAGTGATGTTGAGGCAACCATCTCACATGATTCGACGGGCCACACGCTGCATCGTGGCCTGACTTGGAAAGACGCATTCTGGGTAACGAGCGGCGTGCCGGCAGGCGTGCTGTTCACGATCGGCGGCGTATGCGCGACGATCGGCCAGCCCGCGTGGGCGATCTGGATCGCCGCGATCACGATGGGGCTGATTCAAAGCGCGACTTATGCGGAAATATCGGGGCTATTTCCCCATAAATCGGGCGGCGCGTCGGTGTATGGCGCGATCGGCTGGGTCCGTTACAGCAAGCTGATTGCCCCGGTTTCCGTGTGGTGCAACTGGCTCGCGTGGTCGCCGATGCTCGCGCTCGGCTGCGGTCTCGCGGCGAGCTATGCGCTCACGAGTCTCTTTCCCGCCGATGCGGCGGTGCTGCACTGGCAGCTCAAGGTTGCGGATCTCGGTTTCATCAAGCCGGGTCTGTCTCTGCGAATCAACGCGACGTTCATCATCGCGACGATTCTGCTTCTCATCACGTTCAAGCTTCAGCACAGCGGTGCATCGAAGGCTGCGCGCACGCAGCGCATTCTCGGCATCGCATCGCTCACGCCGTTGCTGATCGTCGGCATCGTTCCGTTCATCACCGGCGACGTGCCGATGTCGAACCTGCTCCCGCTGCTGCCGCTCGGTCACGACGCGCACGGCAATGTCACGGCCGCGACGTTCGGCTCGTGGAACGGGCAGGGTGTCACGATGGCGCTCGGCGCGATGTTCATGGCCGGCTGGGCGTCGTATGGCTTCGAGACGGCCGTCTGCTACACGCGCGAATTCCGCGATCCGCGCCGCGACACCGCGAAGGCGATCTTCTGGTCGGGTGCGCTGTGTCTCGTCGTGATGACGCTCGTGCCGCTGGCGTTCCAGGGCGCGCTCGGCACCCAGGCGATGCTCGATCCGGCGATCGGCGACGGTACCGGCGTCGCGGCCGCAATGGCGAAGATCGTCGGCGGCGGCGCATGGGTCGCGAATGCGGTCGTCGTGATGCTGATGCTGTCGATCCTGCTGATCGTGATGACGTCGATGATGGGCTCGTCGCGCACGCTGTACCAGGCATCGGTCGACGGCTGGCTGCCCAAGTACCTGTCGCACGTGAACGAGCACGGCTCGCCCACGCGCGCGATGTGGACCGATCTCGGCTTCAACCTCGTGTTGCTGATGATGTCGGACTACATGACGGTGCTGTCGATCTCGAACGTCTGCTACATGCTGTTCGTATTCCTGAATCTTCAGTCGGGCTGGATCCACCGGATGGATCGCGGCAACTGGGATCGGCCGTTCCGCTGCCCGACCTGGCTGCTCGTCGCCGGTTCGATCTGCGGCTACGCGAACCTCGTCTATGTCGGCGCGGGTGCGAACCTGCAGGGCGAGGGCACGCTGCGCAACGGGCTGATCGCGATGCTGCTGATCGTGCCGGTGTTCCTGTTCCGCCACTACTGGCAGGATCGCGGCCGTTTCCCCGCGCAGATGCAGCGCGACATGGAACTCGAAGTGCCGAAGCGCGCGATGTGGCTGAGCCTGATGCCGTATGCGGCGCTGGTCGGCGCAGGGCTGACGATCTGGCTGTCGTACTACTTCGCGTGGGTGAAGTAAGCGCCTGACGCCGGCACGCGCGGCGCGCGACGAATCCGGACACCGCACCCGGGGCCGTCGCGCGAAGCGTCGAATGGCAAGCGATAAAAAACCGACCGGCATGTTTGCCGGTCGGTTTTTTTGTTTGCTGCCTGTCGAAGGAGCGAAAGCGCGACGCGCTTACGAAAACACCACCGTCCGATCCCCGTTCAAGAACACCCGCCGCTCGATGAACGCCTTCACCGCGCGCGCGAGCGTGATGCATTCGACGTCACGGCCCACCGCGAGCAGTTGCTCGGGACGCAGCGCATGATCGACGCGTTCGACCACCTGCTCGATGATCGGGCCTTCGTCGAGATCGTCGGTCACGAAGTGCGCGGTCGCACCGATCAGCTTCACGCCGCGCGCATGCGCCTGGTGATACGGCTTCGCACCCTTGAAGCCGGGCAGGAACGAGTGATGGATGTTGATCGCGCGGTTCGCGAGCTTCGCGCTCGTTTCCTGCGACAGCACCTGCATGTAGCGCGCGAGGATCACGAGTTCGGCGCCGCTCGACTCGAAGTAATCGAGCCATTGCGCTTCCTGCTGCGCCTTAGTGTCGGCCGTGATCGGGAAGTGGCGGAACGGCAGCCCGTGCTGCGCGGCGAGCGGCTCGAAGTCGGGATGGTTCGACACGATGCCGACGATGTCCATCTTCAGCTCGCCCATCCGCCAGCGGAACAGCAGGTCCGCGAGGCAGTGCTCGAGCTTCGACACCATGATCAGCACCTTCGGCCGCGCGTTCACGTCGTGGATCGCCCATTGCGTGTTGCCGTCGTGGCCGCCGAGCTCGGCCGCGATCGGCCCGAACTCGTGGCGCAGCGCGTCGATCTGCAGCGTCTCGTCCGTCGGATGAAACACGCAGCGCACGAAGAAGTGGTTGCTGAGATCGTCGTCGAACACGTTCAGCGCATCGACATAGCAGCGATGGCGCTCGAGAAAGCCGACGACGGCGGCGACCTGGCCGGCCGCGCTCGGGCACGACAGCGTCAGGACGAATTGATCGGGGCGTGAGTCGGCGGTCATGAGATTCCTCGGATGTCATGGGGCGCGAACCCGCGCGGCGGCGCACCGGGGCGCCAGGCTACGCGGGTAGCGGGAGACTCAAGTAAATCAGGACGATTTTGGCGCGGATAGAACCAACCCGCCGTGTGGCTGGTATCGGCACGCCAGCGCGGCCGGGCGGGTGCGGGCGGTCCGGCGGGAAGTCCGGCGGGCGTCAGGCTGGTGTCCGGTGGCCGGACGGACGGCCGTTCAGGCCGGCGCGCACGCGTCGAGCAGCCAGCGCCGGAACACGTGGGTCGCGTCCGGCTCGGGTCGTTGCGGCGGCCGCACCAGGAAGTAGCCGCGCGACGTGACGACGGGCGCGTCGACGAGCTTCACGAGCTGCCCGGACGCGACGAGCTCGTCGACGAGCGGCGACCAGCCGAGCGCGACGCCCTCGCCGAGCAGCGCCGCATGGATCACCAGCGCATAGCTGTTGAAGGTCACGCCGCGCGCGGCGGCCGGTGCGTCGAGGCCGTGCGCGTCGAACCAGCCAGCCCACGACAGCCAGCGCTCGGGGCGCGTTGGCTGCACGTGCAACAGCGGCAGCGCGTGCAGATGGTCGGGCCGCGCGACGTCCGGGTGCGCGGCGCGGAACGCGGGCGAGCAGACGGGCGTGACGGATTCCGGAAACAGGCGTGCTGCCGTGCACGACGGCCAGTGACCGTCGCCGAACAGGATCGCGATATCGGCGTGGTCGCGCTGCGCGTCGTAGTCCTGTGACGTCACGACCCGCACGTCGACGTCCGGCATCACGCGCTTGAGGCCCGCGAGGCGCGGCATCAGCCAGTACGTGGCAAACCCGAAATCCGTGACGATCGTGAGCGCGCCGTGCTCGCGGCGCGCACGCAGCGTCGCGGTGGCGCCGCGCAGCGTGTCGAGGCTCACCCGCACGGCTTCGTACAGGCACTGGCCGTCGCTCGTCAGCGTGACGCCGCGCGGGCTGCGCTCGAACAGCGGCACGCCCAGTTCCGCTTCCAGCTGGAACACCTGCTGGCTCACGGCCGGCTGCGTCGAGCCGAGCTCGCGCGCGGCGGCGGTGAAGCTCTGGAGACGGGCGGCCGATTCGAACGCGCGCAGCGCCTGCATCGACGGTAACGCTTCGGATTTCGACATAAGTCTCTCTAATGGCCCCATAAGGGCCGGACGCCTTCCCGTGCGAATTCGGGCGGGGGATAGTGCTTCGGACGGCACGGCGCCGCGCCAGGCCTTCCGCGATTCTAGCCAGTCGCAGCCGGTGCGCGCGGCACTTTCTGCAGGCCGCGTCCGTCATGCCGGCTGCGTCGCTGCACGAGCGTCGCGCCGTTCCGCTCGAACACCGATTTCCCCACGACCGCGATGACGAACCCGACTCCCAACATTTTGATCCTGATGGCCGACCAGCTGACGCCGTTCGCGTTACCGGCCTACGGCAACCGCGTCGCGCGCACGCCGACGCTCGACCGCCTCGCCGCGCAAGGCGTGGTGTTCGACGCCGCGTACTGCGCGAGCCCGCTGTGCGCGCCGTCGCGCTTTTCGCTGCTGACCGGCAAGCTGCCGTCGGGTATCGGCGCCTACGATAACGCCGCCGAATTGCCGGCGCAAACGCTGACGTTCGCGCACTACCTGCGCGCCGGCGGGTACCGGACGATGCTGTCGGGCAAGATGCATTTCTGTGGGCCCGACCAGCTGCACGGCTTCGAGGAGCGGCTCACGACCGACATCTATCCGGCCGATTTCGGCTGGGTGCCCGACTGGGACAGCCCGGCCGAGCGGCCGAGCTGGTACCACAACATGAGCTCGGTGCTCGAGGCCGGCCCGTGCGTACGTACGAACCAGCTCGACTTCGACGACGAGGTCACGTTCGCGGCGAAGCAGAAGCTGTACGACGTCGCCCGCGAGCGCGCGGCCGGCCACGACGCGCGGCCGTTCTGCATGGTCGTGTCGCTGACCCATCCGCACGATCCGTATGCGATCACGCGCGAATACTGGGATCTGTACGGCGACGACGAGATCGACATGCCGGCCGTGCGGCTCGACGCGGCGGACAGCGACCCGCATTCGCAGCGTCTGCGCTTCGTCTGCGAAACCGACCGCACGCCGCCGACCGAGGCGCAGATCCGCGCCGCGCGCCGCGCGTACTACGGCGCGACGTCCTACGTCGACACCCAGTTCGGCAGCGTGCTGGCCGCGCTCGAGCAATGCGGGTTCGCCGACGACACGATCGTGATCGTCACCTCCGATCACGGCGACATGCTCGGCGAGCGCGGCCTCTGGTACAAGATGACGTTCTTCGAGGGCGGCTGCCGGGTGCCGCTGATCGTCCACGCGCCGGGCCGTTTCGACGCCGCGCGCGTGCGCGGGCCGGTGTCGCACGTCGACCTGCTGCCGACGCTCGTCGACCTGGCCGGCGCCGCACCCACCGGCGGCTGGCCCGATCCGGTCGACGGCGCGAGCCTCGTGCCGCATCTGCAGGGCGCGCCCTCACACGACGTCGCGCTGGGCGAGTATCTCGCGGAAGGGGCGGTCGCACCGATCGTGATGATCCGCCGCGGCGACTGGAAATACGTGCATTGCCCGGCCGACCCGGACCAGCTCTACAACCTGGCCGACGACCCGCGCGAGCGCACGAACCTGGCCGGCTTGCCCGAAGCGGCTGACCTGCTTGCCGCGTTCCGCGCGGAAGCCGCGCGGCGCTGGAACCTGCCGGAGCTCGATGCTCAGGTGCGCGCGAGCCAGCGGCGGCGCCGCTTCCATTACGCGGCGACGACACAGGGCCGCATCCAGGCATGGGACTGGCAACCGTTCACCGACGCGAGCCAGCGCTACATGCGCAATCACATCGAACTCGACACGCTCGAAGCGATGGCGCGCTTTCCGCGCGTCGGGCGCTGACCATACCGCATCGCGGACATTGACGAACGACGGAGGAAGCAAGCCATGAAACGGCAATCCCAAGCAGCAATCCGAAGGCTCGGCACGGCGCTTGCCGCGGCCGCGTGCTTGGTGGCGATGCAGCAGCCCGCACACGCCGCCGACCCGCAGACGTGTCGCGACGTGAAGATGGCGGCGCCCGGCTGGACCGACATCGACGCGACGAACGCGATGGCCGGCGTCGTACTGAAGGCGCTCGGTTATCGGCAGGACGTGGCGAACCTGTCGGTGCCGATCACGTACCAGGGCTTGAAGAAAGGGCAGGTCGACGTGTTCCTCGGCAACTGGATGCCCGCGCAGGCGCCGCTCGTGAAGCCGTTCGTCGACGAGAAATCGATCGACGTGCTGCACGCGAACCTGAGCGGCGCGAAGTTCACGCTCGCCGTGCCCGACTACGTCGCGGCCGCCGGCGTGCACACGTTCGCCGATCTCGCACGTTATGCAGACCGCTTCGACGGCAAGATCTACGGGATCGAACCCGGCGCACCCGCGAACCAGAACATCAAGCGGATGCTGTCCGACCATGCGCTCGGCCCGGCGAACTGGTCGCTGGTCGAATCGAGCGAGACGGGGATGCTGACGCAGGTCGAGCGCGCGGTGCGCGACAAGCGCTGGATCGTGTTCCTTGGATGGGAGCCGCACCTGATGAACACCAAGTTCCATCTGACCTACCTGTCGGGCGGCGACGCGTATTTCGGCCCGAACTACGGCGGCGCTACGGTCAACACGGTGACGCGCCCGGGCTTCGCCGGCCAGTGCGCGAACCTGGCACGCCTGTTCCGGCAGATGACGTTCTCCGTCGACGTCGAGAACCGGATGATCGCCGACATGCTCGACAACAAGACGATCCCATCGCTGGCGGCGCAGCACGCGCTGAAGGCCGAGCCCGCGCTCGTCGCAGGCTGGCTCGACGGCGTGACCACGGCGGCCGGCGCACCCGCGCTGCCGGCCGTGCGCGCGGTGCTCGACGGCCGTTGACCTGCCTCCGGGCGGCCGGTTTTTGCCGTGCCGCTCGTCTCCGTGTTTTCCCGACCCGTCGCATCAAGACCATTTAGTGTCGCCTTCAGACGGGTGACATGAAATATGGGTTTGTATTTTTCGCCAATGGCTGCGTTATTGCGGAAAGCGAAATGCCGAAGCCAGCGGACGTAACGAATTCGAATCAGCCGGCGCATTGCGGCGCGCGCCAGGTCACGGTTCTTTCCATCGAACGGTTCAGGGAGGGTGGTCGACAATGAAGCAAAAGAAAGTTGCCGTAGCCGCCGCGCTTGCATGCGCGGCCTGTATTCCCGCCATCGGCCACGCGCAGAGCAGCGTGACGCTGTACGGGATTCTCGACGCAGGCATCACGTACGTGAACAACACGGGCGGTTCGCACGTGGTCAAGTTCGACGACGGCGTCGCCTACGGGAACCGCTTCGGCCTGAAGGGCACGGAAGACCTCGGCGGCGGCCTGAAGGCGGTGTTCACGCTTGAGAGCGGCTTCCACCTCGGCAACGGGCAGCTCGGCTTCGGCGGGTCGGAGTTCGGCCGCCAGGCTTACGTCGGTCTGCAGAACGATTGGGGCACGCTGTCGTTCGGCAACCAACTGGACATCACCAACGAGCTCGTATCGATCTACAACATCTCGGCGTGGGGCAGCGGCTATGCGATCCACCAGGGCGACTTCGACCGCTTCAACGGCGACCGCCTGCCGAACTCGGTGAAATTCCTGTCGAACGACCTGAGCGGCTTCAAGTTCGGCGCGATGTATTCGTTCGGCAACGTCGCCGGCAACTTCCATCGCAACAGCGCATGGAGCGCGGGCGCAAGCTACACGAAGGGCGACTTCTCGATCGGCGCCGCTTACACGCGCCTGAACAACCCGAACGGCATCTATGCGTTCGACCCGTACGCGATGATCGGCACGCATACGTTCCTCGGCCAGCAGACCGTCACCGTCGATCCGGCGACCGGCGCGCGCACCGACCTGTTCGCGAATACCGCGATGGACGTCGACAGCCAGGGCACGTTCGGTATCGGCACGAGCTACACGATCGGCAAGCTGTCGCTCGACGCGAACTTCTCGTACACGACGATCAAGGGCTTCGGCCAGTCGTCGCACATGCAGGTGTATGAAGGCGGCGGCCTGTACCAGTTCACGCCGGCGCTGAGCCTCATCGCGGGCTATCAGCACACGCGCTTCGAGGGCCACCACTGGAACCAGGGCACGGCCGGCCTGCACTACATGCTGTCGAAGCGCACGGACGTGTATATCTCCGGCGATTACCTGCGCGCGTCGCAAGGTGTCGATGCGGTGATCGGCTACAGCTTCACGCCGTCGACGACGCAAACGCAGGCCGACGTGCGGATCGGGATGCGGCATTCTTTCTGAGTGGGGTGAGCGAGTCCTTTCGATGTTCTCAGCGAGGTCTCTCTTTGGCGCGAACTGCGGTTCGCGCTTTTTTTTATGTGAAGCGATGCGGTCGGCCGCATGCAGTGCGGCGCGCGCTGGCGTCGCGCGCGGCGGGCGAGCGTCCGGCAGGGTTTCGGCGGTTGGCGATATCATCGCGGTTTGGCCGCGCCGCGTATCGCCGCTCGCCAACCTCCCTCCGATGACGTCTCTCCGATGACCGCCCCGTTACCCGAATCCAGTTCGCCGTCGCCGTTACCCGCCAACCTGTTCCGCCACGCACCGTTCCAGCGCTTCTGGGGCACGCGCGTGATGTCGTCGCTGGCGTTCCAGATCCTGTCGGTCGCGATCGGCTGGTACGTCTACACGCTCACGCACAGCGCATTCGCGCTCGGTCTCGTCGGCCTCGCGCAGTTCGTGCCGATGTTCGCGCTGACGCTCGTCGTCGGGCAGGTGGCCGACCGCTACGACCGGCGGCGTATCGCAACGATCTGCCAGAGCGTCGAGGCGCTGGCCGCCGGCGTGTTCCTGTTCGGCGCGGCGCAAGGGGGGCTCACCGCGCCGGGCGTGTATGCGCTCGCGGCGGTCGTCGGTACCGCGCGCGCATTCGAATCGCCGTCGGTGTCGTCGCTGCTGCCGGCCGTCGTGCTGCGCAGCGACCTGCCGCGCGCGACCGCGCTGTCGACGTCCGCGAACCAGGCCGCACAGATTCTCGGGCCGGCGTTCGGCGGGTTGCTGTATGGCCTCGGTGCGCCCGTCGCGTTCGGCACGAGTGTCGTCGCGTTCGCGATCGCGGCACTGCTGAGCGGTACGATTCCGCTGCGCAGCGCGCCACCGGCGCGCGAGCCCGTCACGCTGCGTTCGGTGTTTTCGGGGATCGCGTTCATCCGGCGTGAACCGGCGATTCTCGGCGCGCTGTCGCTCGACCTGTTCGCGGTGCTGTTCGGCGGCGCGACCGCGCTGTTGCCGATCTATGCGCGCGACATCCTGCAGGTCGGGCCGTGGGGGCTCGGCGCATTGCGCGCGGCGCCCGCGGTCGGCGCGCTCGCCGGCACGCTGTGGCTCACGCGCTTTCCGCTCAAGGGGCGGCCGGGCCGCGCGATGTTCGGTGGCGTGATCGCGTTCGGCATCGCGACGATCGTGTTCGGGTTGTCGAGCCATTTCGCGGTGTCGCTCGTCGCGCTGGCGGCGCTCGGCGCATCGGACGTGGTCAGCGTCGTCGTGCGCCTGTCGCTCGTGCAATTGCGCACGCCCGACGACATGCTCGGGCGCGTGAGCGCGGTCAACTCGCTGTTCATCGGCACGTCGAACCAGCTCGGCGAATTCGAATCGGGCGTGACGGCCGCTTGGTGGGGGGCGCCGACGGCGATCGTCGTCGGCGGTGCTGCGACGATCGCCGTCGCGCTCACGTGGATGAAGCTGTTTCCGCAGCTGACCAACATGAAGTCGCTCGAACGCGACGCGTGACGGGCGTCAGGCGTTCGGCGTCACGCGCACGGCCGTGCCGTAACAGATGACTTCCGTGATGCCCGAGCCGATCTCGGTCGAGTCGTAGTGCATCGCGACGATCGCATTCGCGCCGAGCTTGCGCGCATCGGCGAGCATCTTGTCGAACGCCTGCTGGCGCGCCTTCTCGCACAGCGACGTATAGAGCGTGATGTTGCCGCCGAAGATGGTCTGCAGCGACGCGCCGAACGAGCCGACGATCGAGCGCGAACGCACGACGATGCCCTGCGCGACGCCGAGCGAGCGGACGGTCGTATGGCCGGGCAGGTCGAAGGCGGTCGTGACGCGCTCGGGCGAGAGCGCGTCGACGGAGCGGGAGAAATCGGTCATGGCGGTGCACCGTGGTGCGGAAGTGATCGAGTGACGATTCTATCCGGAACGGGAAACGCACCGGTTCCGGCCCGCCGCGCCGAGGCCCGGTCAGTGCTTGACGGCCGCGCTGCCGCCGACGATGCCGAAACCGAGCGCGAGACCCAGTGCGAGCGGCAATGCTTTGCGTGATGTCTGCATACGTGATCCTCATCTCAACGGTTTGACATGCCCGCGCGCTTGTGGCGAGCAGGCACGACACGGCCCGCGCGCCGGCTCGATGGGGCCGGTGCGACGAAGCGGTTCTAGGAGCGTCGACTGCCTAAGGATGGCTAAGCGTCAGGTCGAAACGAATCGGGAGGGAACGGCGGCGGGGAAGCGAACGGCAGGCAGGTGCGGCGACGGCGAAGCGAGCATCGTGATGTCATACCCATCGGATCGGCATTGATATCGGTTCGGCAGCCTGCGTGGCGCGACCTGCGTCGCACCCGGGATCTCATCTCATTAGGGCTGCGTATCTAATCGCGAGGTATGTTACAAAACATTTTCAGCGACTATGCAAATTATTTTCGAACGCGGCTTCGGTCCGCCGATCAATCGTCGGCATTGTTCAGCGAATGGCGGGAAACGCTGCCGGAGCACGCAATAGCGCGCCGGATTGTGCGCAAACCCGCGCCGCTCAGCGCGTCGCGCGGCGGTCGCTGCGCGGGCTCATGCCGAAACGCGAGCGATACGTGCGCGAGAAATGCGACGGCGATTCGAAGCCGCATGCGACGCACACCGACGTGATGCTCATGTCGGTCTGCTGCAGCAACTCGCGCGCGCGATCGAGGCGCAGGTTCAGGTAGAAGCGCGTCGGCGTGTCGTTCAGCGTCGCGCTGAACAGCCGTTCGAGCTGGCGTCGCGTGATCGACACGTCCTGCGCGAGCGCGTCGGAGCCGAGCGGGTTCTCCATGTGCCGCTGCATCGTGTCGATCACCTGGATCAGCTTGCGGTTGTGCACGCCATAGCGCGCGGCGATCTCGAGCCGCTGGCTGTCCGAGCGCTGCCGGATGCGGCTGACGACGAACTGCTCGGAGATCGCGGCCGCGAGCTCGGCGCCGTGCCGCCGGCCGATCAGGTCGAGCATCATGTCGATCGACGCGGTGCCGCCCGCGCAGGTGATGCGCCGGTCGTCGATCTCGAACAGTTCCTGCGTCGCATTCAGGCCCGGGTAGCGTTCGCGGAACGCGGCGAGCGCCTCCCAGTGCAACGTGAGCGTTTGCGACGCGTCGAACAGCCCGGCTTCCGCGAGCACGAAGCTGCCGGTGTCGATGCCGCCGAGCGTCGCGCCATGCCGGTTCTGGCGGCGCAGCCAGTCGCCGAGCGCGCGGTCGTAGCACACGAGCGGATCGAAGCCCGCGACGACGAACACGGTATCGACCTGCGCGACGTCCGCGCAGGCGGCTTCGGCCGCGACCGGGATGCCGTTGCTCGCGGCGACGGGGGCGCCGTCCGCGCTGATCACGTGCCAGCGGTACAGCTCGGTGCGGAACCGGTTCGCGACGCGCAACGGCTCGACCGCGGACATGAAGCCGAGCGCGGAGAAGCCGGGCAGCAACAGGAAGTGGAAATCCTCTGGCATCGGGGCGTGGGGTGGAAGCAGGTGGTCGGCGCGCACGCCGCGGGGCGGCGGACGGGCGGGCACCGGGGCCGGCTCGTTGGAGCCGGACCTGAAACACAGGATTATCGCGGGTTTTGCGCGCGCTCAGCGCGTTTTTGCGCTGCGCACCGTCCGGCGCGCGGTCGTCGAAGGCAGTTCGCCGAACTGGGCCTTGTACGCGTTCGCGAAATGGCCGAGATGGATGAAGCCCCAGCGCGCGGCCGCTTCGCTGATCGGCAGGTCGGATTGCCGGGTGTCGAGCAGCAGGCGTCGCACCTGCGCGAGGCGCAGCGAGCGCGTGTAGTTCAGCGGGCTGGTCTGCGCGACCGACTGGAAGCTGTTCTGCATCGTGCGACGGCTCACGCGCAGCTGCGTGCACAGGCTCAGGATGTCGACCGGCGCTTCCGGGTGCTCGATCACGTAGTCGTGCACGCGGCGCACGATGTCGGCGTGGCAGGCATGCGTGAGGCGGTTCGACGGCTCGGGCATCCGGTACGTGAGGAGATCGACGAGCACGTTCGCGACCTCGCCGCGCAGTTCGGACTGCGCACGCGCCGCGTCGAACGTAGCGGGGGCCGACAGCACGCGTTCGAGCAGCGTCGCGAGCTGCACGCTCGCGCGTTCGCGCGCGGCGACCGGCACATCGACGACGCCGCGCCGCAGGGTGCGTTCGTCCAGCCGGACGTCGGCGGCATCCTCGATCTGCTGCATCAGCTCGGGATCGACGACCACGCCGATCAGCGACATGTCGTCGGGTGAATGGAGTTCGAAAGGTGAGCCACCGCGGGCCAACACGATCGTGCCGGGTTCGATGCGCGCGTCGCCGAAGGCGAAGGTGCCCGAGCCGGTGAGCGGCATCCCGAACACCGTATGGCCGGGCGGCAAGCGTCCGCGCTGGATGATGCGTACGTTCGCCGCTTCCTGGAACAGCTGCACGTCGTCGAGCACCGCGTGCTTGACCGCGCTGCGATACGAGCCCGAGCCGATCTGGTCGTAACGCTGATCCCAGCCGCGCAGCGCCTCGGCATGCCGGTCTGCGTCGTCGAACATCTGGTGAAACACGAGCATGGCGCCTCCGGCGGTCGTTCGGACGGCGCAAGATTAAACCGACCGCGCGGTCGGCGCAATACGGGCGAGCGCTATTCCAGCGGGGGTTTTTGAGGGGGTCGGAAGGGGGCGGCAGCAGGTGCCTTTCAGGTGGTTTTCCAATATCCCGAATCGGCACGCACGCGTTGCCGGTCCTGGTGCTGAGCGGATTTATTGTCGAACTAAAGTCGCCCCACACAACGTGAATCGCAACTGGAGGCGACATGAGTACAAGGCGACGAACCGCAGCTTTCGCGGCGACGCTGGCGTTCGCGGCGGCGTGGGCCGGCAGCGCAGACGCGACGGAAAAGCCCGAGGAACTGGTCGTGCAAAAGATGCCGCCGTGGCATCCGCACGAGGTGTACGTCGTCGATATCGCGATGCCGACGATGACCGACGGGCGCATCTTCGTCTACGACGCCGACGCGAAGAAGCTGCTCGGCCAGATCGACGGCGGCTTTGCGCCCGGCCTCGCGATCTCGCCGGACCACAAGGCGAGCTTCGTCGCGACGACCTATTTCTCGCGCGGCTCGCACGGCACGCGCACCGACGTCGTCGAGATGACCGACAACACGACGCTCGATCACACGGGCGAGATCGTGATTCCGGCGAAGCACGGTCAGCACGTGCCGTCGCCGTACAACACCGCGTTCAGCGCCGACGGCAAGCGGTTGTACGTCGCGAACATCACGCCGGCCGCGTCGGTGACGGTGATCGACGCGGTGTCGAAGAAGGTGTTGTCGGAGATCGACGCCGCCGCGTGCGTGCTCGCCTATCCGTCGGGGAACGACCGTTTCACCGCGCTGTGCGAAAGCGGCAAGGCGCTGACCGTCACGCTCGACGCGAACGGCAAGGAGGTGAAGCGCACCATGTCGGATGCGTTCATCGACGTCGACCAGGATCCGGCCTTCATCAACGCGTCGCGCTACCACGGCAGCTATCTGTTCACGACCTACCACGGCAATGTGCGCAGTGCGGATTTCAGCGGCGACAAGCCGGCGTTCGGCAAATCGTGGTCATTGCTGACCGAGGCCGAGCGCGTCGAAGGCTGGCGCCCGGGCGGCATGCAGCAGACGGCCGTGCAGGTGAAGCAGAACCGCTACTACGTGCTGATGCACAAGGGCGGCGACGGCACGCACAAGGATCCCGGCACGCAGGTGTGGGTCTACGACCTGAAGA encodes:
- a CDS encoding APC family permease — translated: MSQAGLRANRTSDVEATISHDSTGHTLHRGLTWKDAFWVTSGVPAGVLFTIGGVCATIGQPAWAIWIAAITMGLIQSATYAEISGLFPHKSGGASVYGAIGWVRYSKLIAPVSVWCNWLAWSPMLALGCGLAASYALTSLFPADAAVLHWQLKVADLGFIKPGLSLRINATFIIATILLLITFKLQHSGASKAARTQRILGIASLTPLLIVGIVPFITGDVPMSNLLPLLPLGHDAHGNVTAATFGSWNGQGVTMALGAMFMAGWASYGFETAVCYTREFRDPRRDTAKAIFWSGALCLVVMTLVPLAFQGALGTQAMLDPAIGDGTGVAAAMAKIVGGGAWVANAVVVMLMLSILLIVMTSMMGSSRTLYQASVDGWLPKYLSHVNEHGSPTRAMWTDLGFNLVLLMMSDYMTVLSISNVCYMLFVFLNLQSGWIHRMDRGNWDRPFRCPTWLLVAGSICGYANLVYVGAGANLQGEGTLRNGLIAMLLIVPVFLFRHYWQDRGRFPAQMQRDMELEVPKRAMWLSLMPYAALVGAGLTIWLSYYFAWVK
- the choX gene encoding choline ABC transporter substrate-binding protein, with amino-acid sequence MKRQSQAAIRRLGTALAAAACLVAMQQPAHAADPQTCRDVKMAAPGWTDIDATNAMAGVVLKALGYRQDVANLSVPITYQGLKKGQVDVFLGNWMPAQAPLVKPFVDEKSIDVLHANLSGAKFTLAVPDYVAAAGVHTFADLARYADRFDGKIYGIEPGAPANQNIKRMLSDHALGPANWSLVESSETGMLTQVERAVRDKRWIVFLGWEPHLMNTKFHLTYLSGGDAYFGPNYGGATVNTVTRPGFAGQCANLARLFRQMTFSVDVENRMIADMLDNKTIPSLAAQHALKAEPALVAGWLDGVTTAAGAPALPAVRAVLDGR
- a CDS encoding choline sulfate utilization transcriptional regulator, which produces MGPLERLMSKSEALPSMQALRAFESAARLQSFTAAARELGSTQPAVSQQVFQLEAELGVPLFERSPRGVTLTSDGQCLYEAVRVSLDTLRGATATLRARREHGALTIVTDFGFATYWLMPRLAGLKRVMPDVDVRVVTSQDYDAQRDHADIAILFGDGHWPSCTAARLFPESVTPVCSPAFRAAHPDVARPDHLHALPLLHVQPTRPERWLSWAGWFDAHGLDAPAAARGVTFNSYALVIHAALLGEGVALGWSPLVDELVASGQLVKLVDAPVVTSRGYFLVRPPQRPEPDATHVFRRWLLDACAPA
- the purU gene encoding formyltetrahydrofolate deformylase, whose protein sequence is MTADSRPDQFVLTLSCPSAAGQVAAVVGFLERHRCYVDALNVFDDDLSNHFFVRCVFHPTDETLQIDALRHEFGPIAAELGGHDGNTQWAIHDVNARPKVLIMVSKLEHCLADLLFRWRMGELKMDIVGIVSNHPDFEPLAAQHGLPFRHFPITADTKAQQEAQWLDYFESSGAELVILARYMQVLSQETSAKLANRAINIHHSFLPGFKGAKPYHQAHARGVKLIGATAHFVTDDLDEGPIIEQVVERVDHALRPEQLLAVGRDVECITLARAVKAFIERRVFLNGDRTVVFS
- the betC gene encoding choline-sulfatase; amino-acid sequence: MTNPTPNILILMADQLTPFALPAYGNRVARTPTLDRLAAQGVVFDAAYCASPLCAPSRFSLLTGKLPSGIGAYDNAAELPAQTLTFAHYLRAGGYRTMLSGKMHFCGPDQLHGFEERLTTDIYPADFGWVPDWDSPAERPSWYHNMSSVLEAGPCVRTNQLDFDDEVTFAAKQKLYDVARERAAGHDARPFCMVVSLTHPHDPYAITREYWDLYGDDEIDMPAVRLDAADSDPHSQRLRFVCETDRTPPTEAQIRAARRAYYGATSYVDTQFGSVLAALEQCGFADDTIVIVTSDHGDMLGERGLWYKMTFFEGGCRVPLIVHAPGRFDAARVRGPVSHVDLLPTLVDLAGAAPTGGWPDPVDGASLVPHLQGAPSHDVALGEYLAEGAVAPIVMIRRGDWKYVHCPADPDQLYNLADDPRERTNLAGLPEAADLLAAFRAEAARRWNLPELDAQVRASQRRRRFHYAATTQGRIQAWDWQPFTDASQRYMRNHIELDTLEAMARFPRVGR